CGCTCTCGTAGGTCGTCGCGACAACCCCGGCGTCCCGAAGAGTCGTTCGGAGGACGTCAGGGGAAACGGAACGAACGACCGGTCGCTCGGCTTCCAAGAGCAGGATCCCCGAACGGAGCGGGAAATCCGGCATTACCGGGCGCCATCCGGTTCCGGATGCGAGTGCGGCTACTCCTTCTGCATTTTCCAAACGCAAAGAACCACTATTCACGGCCCGCGCGTCTTCGACCGCCGCGCGGGCCGTGAATAGTGGCGTCAAGTTCAACGTTTCGGTCGTGCCGTCCCTTCCCGCCTCCAATTGAGCGGAGAAGTGCAACAGTGGGTCATCGAGAGCCCCGGACGCAGTCATGTTGGCGACCGTCGTTTCAATCATCACCCGGGCCCGGAGCCGGCCGCAGAACCCGAGCCCCATTGGGTGGTGGGCCCCGAGCCACTTGTGGCACCCGGTCAGGTACAGGTCACAGTATTCAGCGTCCAAACGCCCCGGCGTGTGGCAGAACTCTTGGGCCCCGTCCACCACCACGAACCACAGTCGGTGTGCCCCTTCCAGACGGTGCACGATCTGTTCGATGGGGAGCCGCACGCCCCAGTTGCTCACCGCGGAGAGGAACAACCCATCACACCCACCGCGCGCGAACGCGCCACACACGCGGTCAATCAATTCGGGCTCGCTGAGCCGCCCCGGTACGACATCGGCCCGCACCCCGACACTCGTTACGTGCCGATTCGCTCGTCGCGCCTCGTGCTCCAAAATGTCGTGGTACCGGGGCCACCCGAGGTCGGTGACCAGGACGTTACGACACGTGCGGAACAGGACGCGCGCGGCCAACTTCATCAACTCGGCCGCGCGGTGAGCAACGAATATGGGCAGGTCCGCCTGATGCCCGGCCAGCGCGCGAAACGACTGTTTCAACTCTCCGACGCCCGCCCAGTGCTCGAGCCCCGAATAACGTTTCTGGCTCGCGAGAGGGCACGCCTCGAACCCGTGCCGCACGAACCGCTCGAAGTACGCGGACGCCCCTTCCCGCGCGGCGAGTGTCACGAGGGCACGTTCGGCCCGCTGTGCGGCGGGCGCCATGCGGCCGAGCCGGGCGGTGTCGAGATACAGGAGGTCGGACAACGGTGGTCTCCGGGAGCCGGGGCCTCGATCTTACCGACTCCGCTCGGCCCGTTCCAAGAGTTCCCCAAACGGAATCCCGATTTGTGACAAACGGTCCAAGCGCTCGCGAGCGGCACGGACCGCGCCCGGTGCGAAATCGAGGGCGACGCGCACGGTTTGGGACCGGTCGTCCAGGTCCCGGGTTCCGACGCCCCAGTCGTCGAAGACACAAGTGTCGATCGGTCCGCTCGTGTCCGTTGGCAGGTCGCGCTCGCGCAGCAGGATGACGCGGAGCCCGTGGTTGTGCTGGTCCTCGATCCACGGCCGAACGTCGTCGGTCGGGAGCACTCGGTCACCCGGCCAGAGCGTATCGGAGATCACGAGCACGCGCTCGACGAGAACTCCCCGGTTTACGGCCGCAAAAGTCGCGCGCAAGCTCTCCTGGATCACCGGATCGCGGACGCATTCGGGATCCCGCACCCGAACGACTGCCAAGTATTCTCTCAAGTCGGGGACGGCGAGGACGGCATCATGTGCCACGTACCAGGACCCGCTCCCGGCGAACGTGTTCGTTCCCGTGGCCATCGCGCGGAGCTGAACGCCGAGGGCCACGATCTTCTGAGTCAGGGTTTCTTTGGGAATCCCGTCCGGGCCACTGGCGACTGTGAACAGGGCCTCGCGCAGAATGTGGTACACGCGCACCAGTTCCGTATTCGTTGCCAGTTCGGGTGGCACGACTTGATGTTTGCTCAAATTCGCATGATTCCAGCGAAGAATCGACGCGCTAACTAAACCACCAACGATGCCGAACCCGGCCCCGAGGAGTGCGAGCGGCAGTGCCGGCACTCCGATTAGCGCCAAGATTATCAACAGCACCCCGCCGGAAGTGGGAACCCAAAAGACGGGGTGAACGGCGACGGTGGAGCGGGACTCGGGTCGTTTTCGTGGCATGGGCGCAGGGTAAGAAACCAGCCCCCGAAGGCAAGTTCGTCACCACGCGTCGTAGTGACGGCAGTTGCGGTGAATCAAGGGCCAATTCGCTGCTTGTGGCACGGGCGCCGGTTCTCCCTCATCTTCTCCAACGCGCTATGTGCCCCAGAAGAGCCCCTTTTAACACGGGAAGCGTATCGAACTGGGGATGGAGGCCCTGAATTGGCTTCACGTCTGTAAACGCCTCCGGAACGCGGTAACGGCGATTTTGATTACCGACCGCTGTTCCTGGTCGCCACTTCGGGTGGTGTTTCATTTCGGTGCGCCTAATCGGCCGTGTCCGGTCCCCGATTCGTGGCCAGAGGCCCGCGGAAAGGATTCATCGGTTTTGCTGCGTGCACGCGCGCCACGAGAATTCAACACCTTAGCCGTTTGAAGTCCCGTTAAGCCCCTCCCCTGCCGTGCCGAACGCGAGTTATCCACAGCCCGGGCCGTTAGAAGGTGTTAAATAGAAGGAATGGTTACAACGTTAGGCGCGCTCCATCCCCTTGAGTTACCGGCACAATCTCGTCGCCCGTGCGCCCAATCGACCGAGGGATTACGCCCGATCGGCCGTGCCCTTTTGCGCCCGATCGACCGATACCCGTGCGCCCGATCGACCGATACCCGGCACAGCCCCTGTGGATAACTTGCCCCAATGAATGCGGGAACGGGTGGAACCGCCTCCCCTCCCCGCTTTGGCACGGGAAAATTGAATCGCGACACCCCGCTCGAGCACCACGGATGCGCTCGCGAAGCCATCAGTCGGCCGTGCCGAGCGCGTCTGGACCGATGAGCAACTCTTGCCCCAAACTCCGGCGCGGGGACCGTTCCGGGCGCCAGCGCGGGTCTTCGAACGCCAACCGGCTCCGGCGTACGAA
This region of Gemmata massiliana genomic DNA includes:
- a CDS encoding aminotransferase class V-fold PLP-dependent enzyme, with the translated sequence MSDLLYLDTARLGRMAPAAQRAERALVTLAAREGASAYFERFVRHGFEACPLASQKRYSGLEHWAGVGELKQSFRALAGHQADLPIFVAHRAAELMKLAARVLFRTCRNVLVTDLGWPRYHDILEHEARRANRHVTSVGVRADVVPGRLSEPELIDRVCGAFARGGCDGLFLSAVSNWGVRLPIEQIVHRLEGAHRLWFVVVDGAQEFCHTPGRLDAEYCDLYLTGCHKWLGAHHPMGLGFCGRLRARVMIETTVANMTASGALDDPLLHFSAQLEAGRDGTTETLNLTPLFTARAAVEDARAVNSGSLRLENAEGVAALASGTGWRPVMPDFPLRSGILLLEAERPVVRSVSPDVLRTTLRDAGVVATTYESGLIRLSMPAAKLTAAELEHLTRALHGAA